In Mycoplasma sp. OR1901, the following are encoded in one genomic region:
- a CDS encoding inorganic diphosphatase, which produces MKNIIDVKIEIQKNSRIKYEYNRKTKAIEVDRILRGDFVYPCNYGFVPNALDWDGDELDVLLYSEETFQPGVSLKARIIGAMKMIDDGETDTKLVAVHADDYRLDNIKTLEDLPEPFLKTVETFFSTYKNWKRPGITKVSGFENVDWALQEYEECVHLMNEYGSMDKKEFITKMQQEHPEKYE; this is translated from the coding sequence ATGAAAAATATAATAGATGTAAAAATTGAAATACAAAAAAATTCAAGAATAAAATATGAATACAATAGAAAAACAAAAGCTATAGAAGTTGACCGTATTTTACGTGGAGACTTCGTTTATCCATGTAATTATGGTTTTGTTCCAAATGCTCTTGATTGAGACGGTGATGAATTAGATGTTTTATTATATTCTGAAGAAACATTCCAACCAGGAGTTTCATTAAAAGCTAGAATTATTGGTGCAATGAAAATGATTGATGATGGTGAAACTGATACAAAATTAGTTGCAGTACATGCTGATGATTATCGTTTAGATAACATAAAAACTTTAGAAGATCTACCGGAACCATTTTTAAAAACAGTTGAAACATTTTTCAGTACTTATAAAAATTGAAAAAGACCAGGGATTACAAAAGTATCTGGTTTTGAAAATGTAGATTGAGCTTTACAAGAATATGAAGAATGTGTACATTTAATGAACGAATACGGTTCAATGGATAAAAAAGAATTTATAACAAAAATGCAACAAGAACATCCTGAAAAGTATGAATAA
- the gltX gene encoding glutamate--tRNA ligase, producing the protein MKKIRTRYAPSPTGFLHIGGARTALFNYLFAKHNNGDFIFRLEDTDIKRNVEGGEESQLENLAWLGIVPDESPLKPNEKYGKYRQSEKLDRYREVLNQLFELGVVYKAYDTTEELEQQKLESDQKGIPNFRYDKNWLKISDEERQKRDKNGEYSIRLSIPKNEELSWNDIVRGKISFNSSDITDWVVFKSDGYPTYNFAVVVDDHDMEITHVLRGEEHIGNTPKQLVLYNYLKWDRPEFGHLTIITNMEGKKLSKRDTSLKQFISDYKEEGYVPHGIFNFLTLLGWTAHDGSELMSHEEIIAKFEAERLSKSPTKFDISKMNWFSKQYLKNTDSTELLYLFENESNFSNEWLNIFIDTFKQSCATTSELLANLDIYKNPINTKIEFSQEELEVVYKFKELLVNKVKNNLFTIEDIQEVIQSVQKELNVKGKKLFMPIRLAATSHEHGPELAKAIYLFGQDFILESLNKY; encoded by the coding sequence ATGAAAAAAATTAGAACAAGATATGCACCTAGCCCTACAGGGTTTTTACACATAGGTGGTGCTAGAACTGCGTTATTTAATTATTTATTTGCTAAACATAATAATGGTGATTTTATTTTCAGACTAGAAGATACTGATATTAAAAGAAATGTTGAAGGTGGAGAAGAATCTCAATTAGAAAATCTTGCTTGACTAGGTATAGTGCCAGATGAATCACCACTTAAACCAAATGAAAAATATGGTAAATATAGACAAAGTGAAAAGTTAGATAGATATAGAGAAGTTTTAAATCAATTATTCGAATTAGGTGTTGTTTATAAAGCGTATGATACTACTGAAGAATTAGAACAACAAAAATTAGAGAGTGATCAAAAAGGAATTCCTAACTTTAGATATGATAAAAACTGATTAAAAATCAGTGATGAAGAACGTCAAAAAAGAGATAAAAATGGTGAATATTCAATAAGATTAAGTATTCCTAAAAATGAAGAATTATCTTGAAATGATATTGTTAGAGGTAAAATTTCATTTAACTCAAGTGATATCACAGATTGAGTTGTATTTAAATCTGACGGGTATCCAACTTATAATTTTGCGGTTGTTGTTGATGATCATGACATGGAAATTACACACGTTTTAAGAGGTGAAGAACACATCGGGAACACTCCTAAACAATTAGTTTTATACAATTACTTAAAATGAGATAGACCTGAATTTGGACACCTAACCATTATTACAAATATGGAGGGTAAAAAGTTATCTAAACGTGATACATCATTAAAACAATTCATTTCTGACTATAAAGAAGAAGGGTATGTTCCACACGGTATATTTAACTTTTTAACACTATTAGGTTGAACCGCACATGATGGTAGCGAATTAATGTCTCACGAAGAAATAATTGCTAAATTTGAAGCAGAAAGATTAAGTAAGAGCCCTACAAAATTTGATATCTCTAAAATGAACTGATTTTCAAAACAATATCTAAAAAACACTGATAGTACAGAATTACTTTACTTATTTGAAAACGAAAGTAACTTTTCGAATGAATGATTAAATATCTTTATAGATACATTTAAGCAAAGTTGTGCAACAACAAGTGAATTACTTGCTAATTTAGATATCTATAAAAATCCTATTAATACAAAAATTGAATTTTCACAAGAAGAATTAGAAGTTGTGTATAAGTTTAAAGAATTACTAGTTAATAAAGTCAAAAACAACTTGTTCACAATTGAAGACATTCAAGAAGTAATTCAAAGTGTTCAAAAAGAATTAAATGTAAAAGGTAAAAAGTTATTTATGCCTATTAGATTAGCAGCAACTTCACATGAACATGGTCCTGAATTAGCTAAAGCAATTTATTTATTTGGACAAGATTTTATTTTAGAATCTTTAAATAAGTACTAA